A stretch of Lysinibacillus agricola DNA encodes these proteins:
- a CDS encoding DsbA family protein has translation MNNIQMLQEPTPVISTANKPIELYIFVDPLCPEAFSMQAILRKLQLEYNHYFTWRLVLSTELASLNCLSKRVKGCASGIELDINHPVLPSIAIKAAELQGKRAGARYLLKLQEYVLLNHQDVNSYATLLKIAEDVRLDMSEFTADFGSKETARAFQCDLYIKREMEVDEVPSVVFFNECIEDEGLKVSGSYSYEVYEHILQEMMDEQLVRQPLPTIEELFTRFHTLSTNEIAFIYSLTEQTAERELKKRMLQQKIERIQTDHATLWRIK, from the coding sequence GTGAATAATATTCAAATGCTGCAAGAGCCAACTCCTGTGATTTCTACTGCTAATAAGCCTATTGAATTGTATATTTTCGTAGATCCACTTTGTCCTGAAGCTTTCAGTATGCAAGCAATTCTTCGTAAGTTACAGCTAGAGTACAATCATTACTTTACATGGCGCCTTGTACTAAGCACAGAGCTAGCCTCTTTAAATTGTTTAAGTAAGCGCGTAAAGGGTTGTGCATCGGGCATTGAACTCGACATAAATCATCCTGTTTTACCATCTATCGCTATTAAGGCAGCAGAGTTACAGGGTAAACGTGCAGGAGCACGCTATTTGTTGAAACTACAAGAATATGTATTACTAAACCATCAAGATGTAAATTCCTATGCTACGCTTTTAAAAATTGCTGAGGATGTTCGATTAGACATGAGTGAATTCACTGCAGACTTTGGTTCAAAGGAAACAGCTCGTGCCTTTCAGTGCGATTTATATATTAAACGCGAAATGGAAGTTGATGAAGTACCTAGCGTTGTATTTTTCAATGAATGTATTGAAGATGAGGGTCTTAAAGTTAGTGGTAGCTATTCCTATGAAGTTTATGAACATATTTTACAAGAGATGATGGATGAACAACTTGTGCGTCAACCATTACCAACAATAGAAGAGTTATTTACAAGATTCCATACGCTCTCAACAAATGAAATAGCTTTCATCTACTCATTAACAGAGCAAACAGCTGAACGTGAATTAAAGAAACGTATGCTGCAACAAAAGATTGAACGAATTCAGACAGATCACGCTACACTATGGCGTATTAAATAA
- a CDS encoding RluA family pseudouridine synthase, with amino-acid sequence MDTRFTLHFIAQKEGQLLREALTEWRISKRALTAIKFDGGLLTVNDVERNVRHPLHVGDRVEVKFPPEEKSEGLAVEYGELAIVYEDETILVLNKPAHQSTIPSREHPTQSVANLVCGHFQQQGLASTAHIVTRLDRDTSGLLCIAKHAHIHHLTGLAQRNGAISRQYEAIVHGHVAQDIHSIIAPIGRKETSIIEREVREDGQFAHTDVEILRCFYLQDEPLTHIRLKLHTGRTHQIRVHMAYLGHPLVGDELYGGSREHINRQALHCVSLKMLHPLTGKSLQFTSNLNEDMQRLLNDSLA; translated from the coding sequence ATGGATACAAGATTTACACTGCATTTTATAGCACAAAAGGAAGGTCAACTACTACGGGAGGCCTTAACTGAATGGCGCATCTCTAAGCGAGCTTTAACGGCCATTAAATTTGATGGGGGCTTACTGACAGTGAATGATGTCGAACGCAATGTTAGACATCCTCTTCACGTTGGGGATCGAGTTGAAGTTAAATTTCCCCCCGAAGAAAAAAGTGAAGGGCTCGCTGTTGAGTATGGTGAACTTGCTATTGTTTATGAAGACGAAACTATCTTAGTGCTTAATAAGCCAGCACATCAGAGTACGATTCCTTCACGAGAGCACCCAACACAAAGTGTAGCCAATCTAGTGTGCGGTCATTTTCAGCAGCAAGGTCTAGCATCTACTGCCCATATCGTAACGAGACTTGATCGTGATACTTCTGGTTTGTTATGCATTGCTAAACATGCTCATATCCATCATTTAACGGGGCTTGCACAGCGCAATGGAGCAATTTCTCGACAATATGAAGCGATTGTACATGGACATGTTGCACAAGATATACACTCAATCATTGCTCCTATTGGACGTAAAGAGACGAGTATCATTGAGCGAGAAGTGCGTGAAGACGGTCAATTTGCCCATACAGATGTGGAAATTTTAAGATGTTTTTATTTACAGGATGAGCCGCTGACACATATACGACTAAAGTTGCACACGGGGCGTACACATCAAATTCGTGTACATATGGCCTATCTGGGACATCCACTTGTTGGAGATGAACTTTATGGCGGAAGTCGTGAACATATTAATAGACAAGCCCTACATTGTGTGTCCTTAAAGATGCTTCATCCTTTGACAGGTAAGAGTTTACAATTCACAAGTAACTTAAACGAAGATATGCAGCGATTATTAAATGACTCCTTAGCTTGA
- a CDS encoding YhcN/YlaJ family sporulation lipoprotein — MKLLGMMLPLLVSLSLLSGCGEKEKFIVYGSPENEKEVEAILKEQKFVDKTTVIQYDNSMLVAVQIKQWDKWKKAKLEKKLQKKFDEKYPNKDVFVSADYKIFYEANKIKRDQVEDNKLKDKIKKLKKLAKEET; from the coding sequence TTGAAGCTATTAGGAATGATGTTACCTCTATTAGTCAGTTTATCGCTTTTAAGTGGTTGCGGTGAAAAAGAAAAATTTATTGTCTACGGTTCACCGGAAAATGAAAAGGAAGTTGAAGCCATTTTAAAAGAACAGAAATTTGTAGACAAAACAACGGTTATTCAATATGACAATAGTATGCTTGTAGCAGTTCAAATTAAACAATGGGATAAGTGGAAAAAGGCTAAATTAGAGAAAAAGTTGCAAAAGAAATTTGATGAAAAATATCCAAACAAAGATGTTTTTGTCTCAGCTGATTATAAAATATTTTATGAAGCCAATAAAATAAAAAGGGATCAAGTTGAAGATAATAAACTGAAAGATAAAATAAAGAAATTAAAAAAACTGGCGAAGGAGGAAACATAG
- a CDS encoding CotY/CotZ family spore coat protein, with the protein MGCGKPTNPIGPIHSAGCVCDVVRAILDIQNQAVREECQPCTANCFLEPLGGIVSPARSHADTRVFMLITKDGTPFKAFFSSPTAEPDICTSVFFRVEDMFDECCATLRVLEPLCSFDSSESTVDLLSRDGCCVNMKKICKVDDWNSTESCITVDLSCFCAVQCIADVDLGICE; encoded by the coding sequence ATGGGTTGTGGCAAGCCAACAAATCCTATTGGACCAATCCATTCAGCAGGCTGCGTTTGTGACGTAGTACGCGCTATTTTAGACATTCAAAATCAAGCGGTGAGAGAAGAATGTCAACCATGTACAGCTAACTGTTTCTTAGAACCACTTGGAGGCATAGTAAGTCCCGCACGCTCTCATGCAGATACACGTGTATTTATGTTAATTACCAAAGATGGTACTCCTTTTAAAGCATTTTTTAGTTCTCCAACAGCAGAACCAGATATATGCACATCAGTGTTTTTCCGTGTAGAAGATATGTTCGATGAATGCTGCGCTACTTTGCGTGTTTTAGAGCCTTTATGTTCATTTGACTCCAGTGAAAGTACAGTAGATCTATTAAGTCGTGATGGCTGCTGTGTCAACATGAAAAAAATATGTAAAGTAGATGATTGGAATTCAACTGAGAGCTGTATTACTGTAGATTTATCATGCTTCTGCGCTGTACAATGTATCGCTGATGTTGACTTAGGGATTTGTGAATAA
- the pepF gene encoding oligoendopeptidase F, which produces MASNSNQVLLRNEVPEELTWRLEDIFATDALWEDEYKEIAEIAKKAPSYAGTLNDGADALLAVLTYHDDIYERTMKLYTYAHMRYDQDTTNSFYQDMNSRIQTLATSISAALSFLTPEILSLSEETIERYLTENKDLQLYKQSLKEITMARPHVLPAEQEALLAQMSEVTSTASNTFSMLNNADMVFPKVKNEDGEEVQLTHGNYIKFLESKDRSVRENAFKAMYEIYGNFKNTFSATLTGNVKKHNVSARIRNYDSARHAAMSNNFIPENVYDQLVETIHKHLPAMQRYISLRKKLLGVDELHMWDLFAPLVKEVDMKVTYDEAKDILVKALAPLGEEYQGIVQSGLDNRWVDVLENRGKRSGAYSSGAFGTNPYILMNWQDNVNNLFTLAHEFGHSVHSYYSRKTQPFVYGDYSIFVAEVASTCNEELLNDYLLKTIEDPQQKIYLLNHWLDGFRSTVFRQTMFAEFEHLIHQMDKNGESLTAERLTEVYYNLNKQYFGEDIVVDEEIGLEWARIPHFYYNYYVYQYATGKAAATALSKQILEEGAPAVERYINNFLKAGCSDFPIEVLKSAGVDMNVAKPIDDACKVFEERLNELEKLLLNN; this is translated from the coding sequence ATGGCTAGTAACAGCAATCAAGTTTTATTAAGAAATGAAGTTCCAGAAGAATTAACTTGGCGCTTGGAGGATATATTTGCAACCGACGCTCTATGGGAAGATGAATATAAGGAAATTGCAGAAATTGCAAAAAAGGCACCTAGCTATGCAGGTACGTTAAACGATGGGGCAGATGCATTATTGGCGGTTTTAACTTACCATGATGATATTTATGAACGTACAATGAAGCTTTACACGTATGCACATATGCGTTATGACCAAGATACGACAAATAGCTTCTATCAGGATATGAATAGTCGTATTCAAACATTGGCGACTAGTATTTCAGCTGCTCTATCGTTTTTAACACCAGAGATTTTATCATTGAGTGAAGAAACTATAGAACGTTACTTAACAGAAAATAAAGATTTACAACTGTATAAGCAATCCTTAAAAGAAATAACGATGGCACGTCCGCACGTATTACCAGCAGAACAGGAAGCATTACTTGCACAAATGTCTGAGGTTACAAGTACAGCTTCCAATACATTTAGTATGTTAAACAACGCTGATATGGTCTTCCCTAAAGTGAAAAATGAAGATGGGGAAGAAGTACAGTTAACACACGGCAACTACATTAAATTTTTAGAAAGCAAAGATCGTTCTGTTCGTGAAAATGCCTTTAAAGCAATGTACGAAATTTATGGCAACTTTAAAAATACGTTTTCGGCTACATTAACTGGCAATGTTAAGAAACATAATGTCAGCGCACGCATTCGTAATTATGATTCTGCACGCCATGCGGCAATGTCTAATAACTTCATTCCAGAAAATGTTTATGATCAATTGGTGGAAACAATCCATAAACATTTGCCAGCTATGCAGCGCTATATTTCATTACGGAAAAAGCTTTTAGGCGTAGACGAACTGCATATGTGGGATTTATTTGCGCCACTCGTTAAGGAAGTCGACATGAAAGTCACTTACGACGAAGCGAAAGATATTTTAGTAAAGGCTTTAGCGCCACTTGGTGAGGAATACCAAGGTATTGTTCAAAGTGGTCTTGATAACCGCTGGGTGGATGTCTTAGAAAACAGAGGGAAACGCAGTGGTGCGTACTCTTCAGGTGCCTTTGGAACAAATCCATACATTTTAATGAATTGGCAAGACAATGTTAATAATCTGTTTACACTAGCTCATGAATTTGGTCATAGTGTACACAGTTACTATTCACGTAAAACGCAGCCGTTTGTTTATGGCGACTATTCTATTTTTGTAGCTGAAGTAGCTTCGACATGTAATGAAGAACTGTTAAATGATTATTTACTGAAAACAATTGAAGATCCACAACAGAAAATTTATTTATTAAATCATTGGTTAGACGGCTTCAGAAGCACTGTTTTCAGACAAACAATGTTTGCTGAATTTGAACATCTAATCCATCAAATGGATAAGAACGGTGAATCTTTAACAGCAGAGCGTTTAACAGAGGTTTACTATAATTTAAATAAACAATACTTCGGCGAGGATATTGTTGTAGATGAGGAAATCGGCTTAGAATGGGCTCGTATTCCGCACTTCTACTATAATTACTATGTGTATCAATATGCTACAGGTAAAGCAGCTGCAACAGCATTAAGTAAACAAATTTTAGAAGAGGGTGCACCAGCTGTAGAACGTTATATTAATAACTTCTTAAAAGCAGGCTGCTCTGATTTCCCAATTGAGGTATTAAAGTCAGCAGGTGTTGACATGAACGTGGCAAAACCGATTGATGATGCATGTAAAGTATTTGAAGAACGCTTAAATGAGTTAGAAAAATTATTGTTGAATAATTAA
- a CDS encoding globin, which produces MSRKYTVPYEELGAEKLSELIHAFYKRVAQHPNLIPIFPKDLTETARKQIQFQTQYLGGPNLFTEEHGHPMMRARHMNFPITPDRAQAWLECMSEAMDEVGLEGKFRETYYQRLVLTAHHMVNTPNDDEGELLRE; this is translated from the coding sequence ATGAGTCGAAAATACACTGTTCCTTATGAGGAGCTGGGAGCTGAAAAACTTTCAGAGCTTATTCATGCGTTTTATAAAAGAGTTGCTCAGCATCCTAATCTTATTCCAATCTTTCCGAAAGATTTGACAGAGACAGCCCGTAAGCAAATTCAATTTCAAACACAGTACTTAGGTGGACCAAATCTTTTTACTGAAGAGCATGGACATCCAATGATGCGTGCACGTCATATGAATTTTCCGATTACACCTGATCGTGCTCAAGCTTGGCTCGAATGTATGTCCGAAGCAATGGACGAAGTTGGTTTGGAAGGGAAGTTCCGCGAAACTTATTATCAACGATTAGTATTAACAGCTCATCACATGGTTAATACGCCAAATGACGATGAGGGGGAATTATTACGTGAATAA
- a CDS encoding lytic transglycosylase domain-containing protein, whose product MDIQSLRTLLEIQAMQTLGSTENSSSNNLTDSNSMFSDMISELLGDATTANSAKLSSMLGSVSSASSLMNQLSSLNGLSENVGNSAYQSLLYQGSNAVFIPTSVQAALANTQSSTKLDSYVSDNVIGSTAYANALAGANQYASIIEKAASTYNVPKKLIAAVIKQESNFNSNAISHAGAQGLMQLMPKTAQYLGVTNSFDPEQNIMAGAKYIRQMLDKFDNDPTLALAAYNAGASRVTKYGGIPPFKETQNYVKKVMNYYTA is encoded by the coding sequence TTGGATATCCAATCACTCAGAACTTTACTTGAAATTCAAGCAATGCAAACATTAGGCTCTACAGAAAATTCATCGTCAAACAATCTTACAGACAGTAATTCTATGTTTTCAGACATGATTAGCGAATTGCTCGGCGACGCAACGACTGCTAATAGTGCAAAATTATCTAGTATGCTGGGGAGTGTATCAAGCGCTTCGTCATTAATGAACCAGCTTAGTAGTTTAAATGGGTTGTCTGAAAACGTGGGAAATAGTGCGTATCAATCATTGCTATATCAAGGTTCTAATGCAGTCTTTATCCCTACTTCTGTACAGGCAGCATTAGCAAACACACAATCTAGTACAAAACTCGACTCCTATGTTTCAGATAATGTTATTGGTTCAACAGCGTATGCCAATGCATTAGCAGGAGCGAATCAATACGCTTCGATTATTGAAAAGGCAGCATCTACATATAATGTACCTAAAAAACTTATCGCTGCAGTGATTAAGCAAGAGTCTAATTTTAATTCAAATGCAATTAGTCATGCTGGAGCACAGGGATTAATGCAATTAATGCCAAAAACAGCGCAATATTTAGGGGTTACAAACTCTTTTGATCCTGAACAAAATATTATGGCAGGGGCCAAATATATACGCCAAATGCTAGATAAATTTGATAACGATCCAACGTTAGCGTTAGCTGCTTATAACGCGGGAGCTTCACGCGTGACAAAGTATGGTGGCATTCCTCCTTTCAAAGAAACACAGAATTATGTCAAAAAAGTGATGAATTACTACACAGCTTAA
- the spoVAC gene encoding stage V sporulation protein AC: MEKEQYQKLEQNVTPKPPYFKNVAKAFLVGGLICTIGQAVSLFYIIFFDFTEATAGNPTVATMVFFAMILTGLGLYKKIGQFAGAGSAVPVTGFGNAVISAAIEHRSEGLVLGVGGNLFKLAGSVVLFGVVSAFFIALIKFILVTIGVVSW; this comes from the coding sequence GTGGAAAAAGAACAATACCAAAAATTAGAACAAAATGTCACGCCGAAACCGCCCTATTTTAAGAATGTTGCAAAGGCATTTTTAGTAGGTGGCCTTATTTGTACAATCGGACAGGCCGTCTCTCTTTTTTATATAATTTTCTTTGATTTTACCGAAGCGACAGCCGGAAATCCAACTGTTGCAACAATGGTATTTTTCGCCATGATTTTAACAGGCTTGGGTTTATATAAGAAAATTGGTCAATTTGCTGGGGCTGGATCAGCTGTGCCTGTTACAGGGTTTGGTAATGCTGTTATTTCTGCTGCTATTGAGCATAGATCTGAAGGATTAGTACTTGGTGTTGGTGGAAATTTATTTAAATTAGCTGGGTCAGTTGTATTATTTGGTGTTGTCTCTGCCTTTTTTATTGCACTTATTAAATTCATTCTTGTAACGATAGGAGTGGTTTCATGGTAA
- a CDS encoding CYTH domain-containing protein: MAQQLEIEFKNLLTKQQYEHLLQEFHILENAIHRQTNHYFDTPSQAIRKLQSGLRIRQIDKYYECTLKEKSAEHEHLETTDELTAEQAKKMLVGEGFYAQEVANRLALYNIPLEELEVFGSLTTDRVEIPYKDGLLVFDHSFYLQCDDYEVEYETKDAIKGNAIFDEFLQQYGIKKQTADKKIARFMKALQMNKK, translated from the coding sequence ATGGCACAACAACTTGAAATCGAATTTAAAAACCTCTTAACAAAACAACAATACGAGCATTTATTACAAGAGTTCCATATTCTCGAAAATGCTATTCATCGTCAAACAAATCATTATTTTGACACACCTTCTCAAGCTATTCGGAAACTACAAAGCGGGCTCCGTATCAGACAAATCGACAAATATTATGAATGTACCTTAAAAGAAAAAAGTGCAGAACATGAACATTTAGAGACTACTGATGAATTAACTGCTGAGCAAGCTAAAAAAATGCTTGTTGGTGAAGGCTTCTATGCCCAAGAGGTAGCCAATAGACTAGCTTTATATAACATTCCTTTAGAAGAATTAGAAGTATTTGGTTCGCTGACAACTGATCGTGTCGAAATTCCTTATAAAGATGGTCTTCTAGTGTTTGATCATTCTTTCTATTTGCAGTGCGACGATTATGAGGTAGAATATGAAACAAAAGATGCAATAAAAGGAAATGCAATCTTCGACGAATTTCTACAGCAATATGGTATCAAAAAACAGACTGCGGATAAAAAAATCGCACGCTTTATGAAAGCATTACAAATGAATAAAAAATAA
- a CDS encoding stage V sporulation protein AD — protein MVIVFQSKPSLIASGVVAGPLEKRSIFSQHFDATYDDERWQMKTNEQGHRKMVQEACEIAMKKAGVKNPDIDYFMGGDLINQMTPTNFAARDLDIPFIGLFSACATSVSSVIVASLLTEIGAANLSLAGASSQHNAVERQFRYPINYGSQKPRTAQWTVTAAGYALIGKHHEEYPSIEAATIGKSVDYGMDDPFHMGAAMAPAAFQTIQSHLEQRDQKMYHYDLILTGDLGHLGLKLLKGMFVESGVKSEELKPLRDAGDEFYGQDETFQSGASGAGCSAAVFFSYVIQQMRAGTYKRVLLVATGALLSPLSFQQGETIPCTAHAIEITMK, from the coding sequence ATGGTAATTGTCTTTCAATCGAAGCCGTCCTTAATAGCCAGTGGTGTGGTAGCAGGTCCACTAGAGAAACGTAGTATTTTTAGTCAACATTTTGATGCGACTTACGATGATGAACGATGGCAAATGAAAACAAATGAACAGGGTCATCGAAAAATGGTTCAAGAGGCCTGTGAAATTGCTATGAAAAAAGCGGGCGTGAAAAATCCGGACATAGATTACTTTATGGGTGGCGATTTAATTAATCAAATGACACCAACCAATTTTGCAGCGAGGGATTTAGATATTCCTTTTATTGGATTATTCTCAGCGTGTGCCACCTCTGTTTCTTCAGTAATTGTTGCGAGCCTTTTAACAGAAATAGGTGCCGCCAATTTATCGCTAGCTGGTGCATCCAGTCAACACAATGCGGTTGAGCGACAATTCCGCTATCCAATCAATTATGGCTCGCAAAAGCCCCGAACTGCTCAATGGACGGTAACGGCTGCTGGTTATGCTCTTATTGGTAAGCATCATGAGGAATACCCTTCTATTGAAGCAGCAACTATTGGAAAATCGGTTGATTACGGTATGGATGATCCATTTCACATGGGCGCAGCGATGGCACCGGCCGCTTTTCAGACCATTCAATCACATTTAGAGCAGCGTGATCAAAAAATGTACCACTATGATTTAATTTTAACAGGTGATTTAGGTCATCTTGGGTTAAAACTTCTAAAAGGAATGTTTGTTGAAAGTGGCGTAAAGAGTGAGGAGTTAAAACCTTTACGTGATGCGGGTGATGAGTTTTATGGACAGGATGAGACATTCCAATCCGGTGCAAGTGGCGCAGGTTGTTCAGCAGCTGTTTTTTTTAGTTATGTGATCCAACAGATGCGAGCAGGTACCTATAAACGAGTACTTCTTGTGGCGACAGGAGCATTACTGTCTCCGCTTTCATTTCAACAGGGCGAGACAATTCCATGTACGGCACATGCGATTGAAATTACAATGAAATGA
- the mgtE gene encoding magnesium transporter, with protein MIEERNEKNDVQFDEARLREMLEAHDINAFRDEFLELHPYDQATFYEKVEPDIRKIIYSFLSPTEMADIFESIEIDDDEYTAYLAEMDPSYGAEMLSHMYADDAADVLNELDTKQRESYLGMMDEETAEEINELLSYDEDTAGSIMTTEYVAIPENSTVRSAMAILRKEAPDAETIYYIFVVDEAHRLTGVISLRDLIIADEDTLIRSIMNERVVMVHAGDDQEEVAQIMKDYNFLATPVIDDKGELLGIITVDDIIDVIDEEASEDYSKLAGISDMDKFDTTSLQAAKKRLPWLVILLFLGMLTANLMGQFEATLEQVALLAVFIPLISGTSGNSGTQALAVAIRGIATGDVEEHSKLKLLLREAGTGLMSGIVCGLIVIGIIYVWKQELILGMLVGAALCGSILVATLAGSFIPLLMHRMKIDPAVASGPFITTLNDITSILIYLGLATVFISQIG; from the coding sequence ATGATAGAGGAAAGAAATGAAAAGAATGATGTGCAATTCGACGAAGCACGTTTGCGAGAAATGCTCGAAGCACATGATATAAACGCATTCCGCGATGAGTTTTTAGAGCTTCATCCATATGATCAGGCAACGTTTTATGAGAAGGTGGAACCTGATATACGAAAGATCATCTATTCGTTCTTGTCTCCGACGGAAATGGCTGATATTTTTGAGTCAATCGAAATAGATGATGATGAATACACAGCGTATCTAGCTGAGATGGATCCGTCATATGGTGCAGAAATGCTTTCTCATATGTATGCGGATGATGCAGCAGACGTTTTAAATGAGTTAGATACGAAACAACGTGAAAGCTATTTAGGCATGATGGATGAGGAAACAGCTGAAGAAATTAATGAGTTATTAAGCTATGACGAAGATACAGCTGGTTCTATTATGACGACTGAATATGTAGCTATACCAGAAAATTCCACTGTTCGTTCAGCGATGGCGATTTTACGGAAAGAGGCGCCAGATGCCGAAACCATTTATTATATTTTTGTTGTTGATGAGGCACATCGATTAACAGGCGTTATTTCACTTCGTGATTTAATTATTGCTGATGAAGATACCCTTATACGTTCGATTATGAATGAACGTGTTGTGATGGTGCATGCTGGGGATGACCAAGAAGAGGTTGCTCAAATTATGAAGGACTATAATTTCTTAGCAACTCCAGTTATCGACGACAAGGGAGAATTACTAGGGATTATCACAGTCGACGATATTATTGACGTTATTGATGAGGAAGCATCGGAGGATTACTCTAAATTAGCGGGTATTTCCGATATGGATAAATTTGATACGACCTCGTTACAAGCGGCTAAAAAACGATTACCATGGCTTGTCATATTGCTGTTTTTAGGGATGTTGACAGCAAATTTGATGGGACAATTTGAGGCAACGCTAGAACAAGTTGCGTTACTCGCAGTGTTTATCCCTCTCATTTCAGGTACTTCTGGAAATAGTGGAACACAGGCACTAGCGGTAGCTATTCGAGGAATTGCAACAGGAGATGTCGAAGAACATAGCAAGCTAAAATTACTACTACGTGAGGCCGGTACAGGCTTAATGTCTGGAATTGTTTGTGGGTTGATTGTAATCGGCATTATCTATGTTTGGAAACAAGAGTTGATTCTTGGAATGCTTGTGGGAGCAGCGCTTTGTGGTTCTATTTTAGTAGCAACACTTGCAGGTTCTTTTATTCCACTGCTTATGCACCGCATGAAGATTGATCCAGCTGTCGCATCAGGTCCATTTATTACAACATTAAATGATATTACAAGTATTTTAATTTACTTAGGTTTAGCGACAGTGTTCATAAGCCAAATAGGCTGA
- a CDS encoding NAD kinase has translation MKFSIQSRRDAQSNELMELARTYLQDFGLTYDEEAPEIVISIGGDGTLLHAFHRYAHLLDQVAFVGIHTGHLGFYADWKPSELEKLVLSIAKKDFNVVEYPLLEVKVEHHNAESNTYLALNEATVKSPDVTLVMDVELNGNQFERFRGDGLCVSTPSGSTAYNKALGGAIIHPTLAALQITEIASINNRVFRTVGSPLILPAHHHCILRPVNEQNFNMTVDHLQVTQGDVKSIAFNVANERVRFARFRPFPFWERVHESFVANE, from the coding sequence ATGAAATTTTCCATTCAATCACGTAGAGATGCACAATCGAACGAATTAATGGAGCTAGCCAGAACGTATTTGCAGGATTTTGGGTTAACTTATGATGAAGAAGCGCCTGAAATCGTAATCTCTATTGGAGGAGATGGCACATTATTACATGCCTTTCATCGATATGCTCATTTGCTAGATCAGGTTGCCTTCGTAGGTATCCATACAGGACATTTAGGATTTTATGCGGATTGGAAGCCATCTGAATTAGAAAAGCTTGTTTTGTCCATTGCCAAAAAGGACTTTAATGTTGTGGAGTATCCACTATTAGAGGTAAAGGTGGAGCATCATAATGCGGAGTCCAATACGTATTTAGCGTTAAATGAAGCAACCGTGAAATCACCTGACGTCACACTTGTTATGGATGTTGAGTTAAATGGCAATCAGTTTGAACGTTTCCGTGGAGACGGTCTTTGTGTGTCAACTCCTTCTGGTAGTACAGCTTATAATAAAGCCCTCGGTGGAGCAATTATTCACCCGACTTTAGCAGCACTCCAAATTACTGAAATAGCATCTATCAATAACCGCGTCTTCCGTACAGTTGGTTCACCGCTCATATTACCAGCACACCATCACTGTATTTTACGTCCAGTTAATGAACAAAACTTTAATATGACAGTTGATCATTTACAAGTTACGCAAGGCGATGTGAAGTCGATTGCATTTAATGTAGCAAATGAAAGAGTGCGTTTTGCACGTTTCCGTCCATTCCCATTCTGGGAACGAGTACATGAATCATTCGTGGCAAATGAGTGA
- a CDS encoding GTP pyrophosphokinase, with protein MGQWEIFLSPYKQAVDELKVKLKGMRSQFGIVNANSPIEFVTGRVKPLASIYDKTLEKGLNFEPSKQLGDELGDIAGLRIMCQFVDDISTVTELIRQRKDMRVVEERDYITHNKPSGYRSYHMIVEYPVETIQGKKVVLAEIQIRTLAMNFWASIEHSLNYKYKGMFPEEIKNRLQSAAEAAFRLDEEMSSIRSEIQEAQAYFSEYKEASNPNLLSEKERDTQ; from the coding sequence ATGGGACAATGGGAAATATTTTTAAGTCCTTATAAACAAGCAGTAGATGAGTTAAAAGTAAAATTAAAAGGTATGCGTTCGCAATTTGGTATTGTTAATGCAAATTCACCAATTGAATTTGTTACTGGACGTGTAAAGCCTTTAGCAAGTATATACGATAAAACATTAGAAAAAGGACTAAACTTTGAGCCTTCTAAACAACTAGGTGATGAGCTAGGTGATATCGCAGGCCTTCGTATTATGTGTCAATTTGTAGATGATATTTCAACAGTTACAGAGCTAATACGTCAACGTAAAGATATGCGTGTAGTGGAAGAGCGTGACTATATTACACATAATAAGCCAAGTGGATACCGTTCATACCATATGATTGTGGAATATCCTGTAGAGACGATACAAGGGAAAAAAGTGGTATTAGCTGAAATTCAAATAAGAACGCTTGCCATGAATTTCTGGGCATCTATTGAGCATTCACTAAATTATAAATATAAAGGCATGTTCCCTGAGGAAATAAAAAATCGCCTTCAAAGTGCAGCAGAAGCCGCCTTTCGATTGGATGAGGAAATGTCGTCCATTCGCAGTGAGATTCAAGAAGCGCAAGCCTATTTTAGTGAATACAAAGAAGCATCGAATCCTAATTTACTATCGGAGAAGGAGCGTGACACACAATGA